The genomic segment TACGGTCAAGTTAGAGAACGATACGCTCAAAATCGTGTCTGGCAAAGGGAAGAAGTTATAAACGGTATCCGTGTCAAACCCGACTTTCTAACGCTAAATGAAGCAAAGGAAACGGTTTCCCCGAATGGTCGAGCTCCGATCTTCCGATCCGCACAAAGCCCAATTGCTTATAAAAGGTGTATGCATTTTCATTTTGCTCGTTGACATCGACCTCAAGATGGTTGCCTTTGATCGATCTGGCATGCTCGATGAGCCCGCTGCCTACACCTTTTCTATGGGATTCGGGATGAACGAATAACATCTCGATCTTTGTTCCGTCAAGCCCGATGAAGCCGGACGGTTCATTGTTATCGTTGAGCGCGATCCAAATTTCAACTTGATGCAGTGCTCCGCTTTGAAGCATATCGCGATAAAAGTTAATGTCCGCTTCCGTTAAGAACGTATGGGTAAGACGCACCGCTTCGTACCAGATATCGATCAACTTGTCATGGTAGGATTCTTGATAGGGGACAATTCGATTGCTCATGACTCCGCCTCCGTGTCGCACTCATATAACAGCTTGGTATTACTCGAATAAGTATACATAATTTAATCAAATCGTCCACCTCATATGCGAGCCGCAGCCTCCTTTGTCTTGCCGTCCGATTGCTATAATCGGCGTAAGCAGACGACAAGGAGGCTGATAGGCTATGAGCAATGCCGATACGCTGCGCCGGCAGTTCGCTTCCGCGAACCCTCCCCGCAGCCTGTACCCGCTCCTCTGGCTGCATGGAGATCCGCGGGAGACGGAGGAGACGCTGCGGCGAGAGATCCAAGCGATGGATGACGCCGGGTGCGGCGGGTTCGTCATTGAATCGCGCCCTCACCTCGATTACCTGGGCGATGGATGGTGGCGCGACGTCGGGATTTGCCTCGACGAAGCCCGCAGCCGCGGCATGGAAGTATGGATATTCGACGAAGAATATTATCCGTCAGGGATCGCGGGCGGTAAAGTGCTGACTAAGATGCCGGACTATCGCATGCTGGTGCTGGCCAAAGAGACGTTTCGGTGGACAGGCGGGCAAGCCCGTGAATGGGGAGCCGCATCGTTCGCCGATGACGCCGTGCTGAAGGTCGTCTGCGTGCGGGAAGACACAAGCGAACGGGTTGCGCTTGCCGATCTTCAGGCGCTGAACGCCTGGGCGGACAGCGAGGAGGCGGAAGGCACCGATGATGTGCGATGGACGATCCATACGATCGGCATCAAGCCCTCCTGGAGCGGCCGGATGTTCGAGAAGATGGTCGATTACCTGTGCCCCGAAGTGACGGACTGCTTCATCGAGCTGACATACGAGGCAACTAAATCGCGCTTTCCGGAATATTGGGGGACAACGATCAAAGGCTTCTTCGGCGACGAAACGAGCTTCGAAAATTTCGGCTCCTACGACGTGCTGTTCGGGGAAGAGACGCCGTGTTTCCCTTGGTCGCGCGTCCTTCTCCGGACATTCGCCGAGGCGAAGGGGTACGATCTTGTCGACTTCCTCGAGCTGCTATGGTTCGATTCGGGCGAGCAGACTGCCCGGGTGCGGGTCGACTTCATGGATCATCTGACGGCGTTGTTCGCGGAAAACTTCTTCGGCCGCATTCAACGCTGGTGCCATGCGAACGACGTCCGCTTCATCGGCCATATCGTCGAGGACAATCATGCGCACATGCATCACGGTTACGGCGTCGGCCATTTTTTCCGCGCAACGAAGCACTTCGATATGGGCGGCTATGACTTCGTGCTGCGGCAGTTCGATTCGGAGCAGAAGCGTTCTTCCTGCGAGGAGCATTTTCCGCAGTTCAAGCACTACAGGGACCTGCCGTATCCCGACTTTTTTCAATATACGTTGGCCAAGCTGGCGCAGTCGGCCGCACATCTTGAAGTCGGCACGAGCCTCGTCATGTGCGAAAACTTCGGCGCCTACGGCTGGGATCTCGGACTGCGCGAGATGAAGTGGATGACCGACTGGATGACGGCCAGAGGCACGAACTGGTACGTGCCGCACGCTTTTTCCCCGATATATCCAGACCCGGATTGTCCGCCTCACTTCTATGCCGGCGGCCATAACCCGCTATGGCCCTACTTCAGGCAATGGGGCGACTACGCGAACCGCTCCTGCCTCATGCTTCGGGAGGCGCAGCATGTCGCGGCGATCGCCGTGCTCTATCCGGCTGAAGCGCATTGGGCAGGCGACCGGGACATGTTGGACGGCGTATGCAAAGCCTTGATGCGAAGCCAGTACGACTTCGACATCCTGTCGATGGATCTGCTGGCGGACGAAGGGCGGTGCGCGATCGAGAGGGGCGAACTGCGCATCCGCGACGAGCGGTTCGCGACGATCGTGCTGCCGGGCATCCGTACGCTGCCGCCCCGGGTGCAAGACCGGCTGCAAGCATTCGCCCGCGCGGGCGGGCGAATCGTAGCCGTCGGCGAGGCGGCTGCTTGCGGCGGGGAAAACGTCGAGCTGCCGCAGCTGGCCTCTCAATTGTCGCGGACGCTGGCGCCCGGAATTGCGCCGGCCAGGCCTTTTCCGGAGCTGCGTTTCTGTCATTACCGGAAGGACGGGCTCGACATTTTCTTTCTGAATAACGAAAGCGTGGAGGAAACTTTCGAGGAGCTCGTTGAATTTCCGGCAGACGGCTGGCCCGAGCGCTGGTCGCCGATGGACGGCAGCATCGCGGCGCTGCCGCTGTTCGACCGGCCGGGAGGCCGGGTTCGCGCGCCGGTGCGGCTGGCGCCTTACGAGGCTTGCTTCATCGTCATCCGTCCGGATGAAGAGGGGCAGCCCGGCCACTTGACGACATCGGACGTACCGCCGGACAGCTGGCACCGGACCGAGCGCGAGGCGGACGGAAGCATAAGCGTCGTGCAGCCGGTCAAGTTGTTGTCCGTCGACGGATGGCGCGTTGCCGACATTCGCAGTCCCGTGCCGGATACTGCGATTCCTGCTGCGCAAGCGGTTCGCGGTCTCGGCAATTGGCACGCATACGCGGGGATGGAGACGTTCAGCGGCAGCGTCGTATACGAAGCTTCGGTCGACCTCGATACCCCGGAGCTCCTGCACGCACTGGATCTGGGCGAGGTCGGAGAGATCGCCGTCGTCGAGTTGAACGGGCACGAGCTGCCGCCGCGCATTTGCCCGCCTTATGTCTGGAGGCTGCCGCCTCTTCTGCTGAAGCCTCGCGACAATCGCTTCCGCGTGACCGTCACGAATACGCTCGGTCCGGCTTTCCCGGAAGACGGCTTCCGCAGGGACATACCGGCGCCGGCCGGATTGATCGGACCGGTTACGTTGACGGCCTGCGAGAAGAGACCATTTGGATCGGCGACAACATAACGACGCGAAGTAGTGGACCGGTCTTAAACTGCATATTCGGCAACGCTCGAGCCGCTGCTTCTCCCGCATGGGGGAGCGGCGGCTTGTTTGTTTTTAAGGCGCATAGCCGCGCCCGGGACTAATATGACGCAAGTTGTCATAGGGGGTGACAACATTGGATGACAATTCCAGTGACTTGTCTAGTCGGATGGATGCTTACGCGCGGAACGGGGCGGCCGCTATACTATGTCAAACAGTCAGGGTGAGGAGGCACGAAAATGTACAGAAAGCTGATCAAACGGTATATGCCGCTGCTGCTGGCAGCGGTGCTTGCCGTGCAGCCGCTCGTGCCGGCGGGCGCTGCGGAGACTGCGGCGGGGCCGGGGAGCATGGAAAGCGCGAGCGGCGGCGAAAGCGCAGGCAGCGGCGCTGCGGGATGGAGCGACCGCTTGCCCGCGTGGGCTACGACCGAGGTTGGGGAGCTGGCGGACGCGGGCGTTGTGAACGGCTATGAAGACGGAACCTTCCGGCCAGACCGGGCCGTGACCCGGGCGGAATTCACCGTGATGCTGAATCGGCTGCTGGCCCAGCTGCCGAAGAATGGGCTGGTCGAAGGCGATCAGTCGCAGGAAGCGATTTTTACCGATGTCAAGGATGAATGGTATGCGGAGGACGTGAACAAGGCGGCGCGTATGGGGCTGGTGCAGGGGGATGCGACCGGCGCCTTCCGGCCGCAGGCGCTTTTAAACCGCCAGGAGACGGCCGTCATGCTGGGACGGTTGACGGGCCGGAAGGCGGAACGAGCGGTCGAATTCACCGACAGCGGCCGGATTCCGGCCTGGGCGGCCCCGGCGATCTCGGCTCTTCATGAGGCCGGCATTGTTCAAGGCTATGAGGACGGCGCATTCCGCGGCGAGAAGAGCCTCACTCGCGCGGAAGCGGCGGTGGCGCTCCATCGCACCTTGAAGCTGCTGAAAGGTCCGGACAAGGCGGCTCCGCTGACTGTTGCAGTCAAGTCGGATGAAGGGCAGCCGCTGGCCCATGCGCTCGTTCGCGTTCACGCGAAGGGCAAGCGGGCTCAGCTCGCCTCGGGGCGGACGGATGCGCAAGGCAAATTTGTGCTGCCTGGAGAGTGGGAGAGCGGGTCGTACGATATCTATGCGACAAGCGACGGCGTCGCCGGCTTCCGAAGCGTGGATTGGATGCCAGGTACGACAGCCTATGAATTGGTTGCAAGAAAGGCAGCCGTGCTGGAAGGCAAGTTGACGGGAGACGACGGCAAAGCGGCGGCCGGCATCGTTCTGGCGTTTACGACGAATCCGACTTTTTATGCGATAACGAAGGCCGACGGTTCTTTCACCGCGTATGTCGAGCCGGAGCGCGTATACCGATTGTCTTATATCGCGGACGACAGCATCCGCGCGGCGGCTGCGAAGTCGGGGACGACCGAGCCGGAGCTGCTGCAGACCGAGCAGGCGAAGCAGGCGCTCGGTTTACTGGACAGTGAAGCGGCGAAGTCGGATGGCTGCAAATGCGTCCGTACGGAAGCGCCGGGAACATTCACAGCCCCCAAGGCCGGAGACAGGCTGGAGCTGGGCGTGCTTCGCCTTGACGGACGGGTGCCCAGTTCAGGCGGCGGTGGCGGAGGGGGCACGCAGCCGGACCTGACGCCGCCGGCTGTGCCGGGCGGACTGAAGGCGGAGCCCGGCGACGGGCTGATCGCGCTGGCGTGGACGGCGAATGCGGAGAGCGACTTGGCCGGCTACCGGATCTACGGGCGCGAGGAAGGGACCGAGGCGTGGACCATCCAGGCCGATGCGGGCGTGTCCGTGTCGTATACGGCGAAAGGGCTGACCAACGACCGGGCCTACGAATTCGCGGTAGCGGCCTACGACAAAAGCGGCAATGCGTCTGCGAAGTCGGAGCTTGTCCGGGCGAAGCCTAAAGCGGACGGTCCGCCGCCGGATGTAACACCGCCCGAGGTTCCGGGCGGCGTGAGGACGGAGGCGGGGGACGGGAAAGTCATGCTGACCTGGGATCCGAGCTCGGAGGACGATCAGGCCGGCTACCGGATCTACTGGCGCGTATCCGACGGAGCGGCCTGGAGCGAGTTCGACAAGCCCGGACGCGAGAGCGGTCATACGATCACCGGACTGACGAACGGCACGACGTACGATTTTGCCGTGAGCGCCTACGATGCGAGCGGCAACGAGTCGGCCAAATCCCAGACGAGGCGCGAGACGCCGCGGGGCGATCAGACGCCGGATCGGGAGCCTCCAGCCGTGCCGAGCGGGCTGAAGGCAGAGCCGGGCGTTCGGAAAATTGAGCTGAGCTGGACGGCCAACATCGAAGTCGATCTGGACAGCTATCGGATCTACAGCCGCGTGCAGGGAAGCCAGACCTGGAGCGGAGGCGTCGACGTCGGCCTGGAGACGACGTATACGGTGCTCGACGTCTGGCATGACCGGACGTACGAGTTCGCCATTGCGGCGTACGACACGAGCGGCAATATTTCTCACATGTCGGCGATCGTCAGCGCGACGCCGCTGAGCGAAGAGGAGCCGGACACGACGCCGCCGGCCGTGCCTGCCGGGCTGGCCGCCGTGGCTGGAGAAGGGCGGATCGCGCTGAACTGGACGGCGAACGAGGAAGACGATCTGGCCGGCTACCGGGTCTATGTCCGGGCGGCAGGGGCAAGCTCGTGGGGTGCAGCGCTTGAGGCCGGAATAGGCGCCTCTTACACGGCGACTGGCCTGACGGGCGGCATCGCCTATGAGCTGGCCGTATCGGCATACGACGAGAGCGACAACGAGTCGGCCAAGTCCGGCGCGGTGCAAGCAACGCCGACCGGCGGCGGAGGCAATCTGCCGCCCGATCCGGGCAGCGTAGCGTCGGAGCTGCCGGCCTCGGGCCAGGCGAGCTTCCAGGAGATGACGGACTTCCTGTACACAGGACCGAATCCGATTCAGACTGGCGTGCAGCCGGGCGCGATCGAAGCGGATCGCGCAGGCGTGCTGCGAGGGCGCGTGCTGGATTCGGCCCAGGCGCCGGTCGGCGGCGTACGCATCACGGTGCTGGATCATCCGGAGTGGGGGCAGACGCTGAGCCGAGCGGACGGGATGTTCGACCTGGCCGTGAACGGAGACGGGATCTGGACGCTGCAATACGAGAAGGACGGATACATGACCGTTCAGCGGAAAAAGCAGGCGACGCCGGGAGACTACGAACATCTGGAAGACGTCGTGCTGACGGCGTACGACAGCAAGGTGACGCAGGTGCAGCTGGAGGACAGCACGGAGCTCCAGGCAGCGCAAGGTACGCCGGTAACGGATGAGGACGGAACCCGCCAGTCGACGGTGCTGTTCCCCGCGGGGACGACGGCGACGATGAGGCTGCCGGACGGGACCGAGCAGCCGCTGACTAGCATCAGCTTCCGGTCCACGGAGTATACGGCAGGACCGGAGGGTCCGAAGGCGATGCCGGGCGAGCTGCCGCCGTACGTGGCGTATACGTATGCGGTGGAGTTGTCGGCGGACGAAGCGGTGCAGGCGGGAGCGACGGAGGTGACCTTCGACCGGGAAGTGTACCATTACCTGGACAACTTCATCGGCTTCCCGGTCGGGGAAGCGGTGCCGAATGCGTACTATGACCGGGAGAAAGGGCGTTGGATCGCGGCGCCGAACGGCAAGGTGATCAAGATCGTCTCGGTGAAGAACGGCTTGGCCGCAATCGATGCGGACGGAGACGGCGAAGCGGACGGCGAGGAGCAGCTGGCGAAGCTGGGCGTGACGGAGGAGGAGCTGCGCAAGCTCGCGGAGCTGTATGCACCGGGGAAAACGCTGTGGCGGGTGCCGATCACGCACTTCACGCCTTATGACCACAACTGGCCGTACGGACCTCCGGGAGACGCCGAATCGCCGCCGGATCGGGAGCCCTGGGAGAAGCGGAAGAAGGAAGACGATCCGTGCAAGAAGAAAGGCTCGATCATCGGCTGTCAGAACCAGACGTTGGGGCAGCAGATCCCGATCGCAGGAACGCCGTACATGCTGAACTACATGAGCGAGCGGGAGGAAGGCTACAAGGCGAAGTCGACGCTGGAAATTCCGGTGAGCGACGGCAAGCCGCTGCCGGCTTCTCTGCGGAGGATGAACGTGAGCATCCAGATCGGCGGCAAGCTGTACCGTGCGAGCTTCGCTCCGTCTCCGAACAAGACTTATACGTTCGAGTGGGACGGCAAGGATGCTTACGGTCGCGAGCTGACAGGCTCCCATCCTTACACGGTCCGCGTCGATTATGTGTATAAGGCTCAGTATTATCCGACAAACGGCGAATTCGAGCGCAGCTTCGGCCGGATCTCGGCTGCACCTTCCTCCGTATTCTCGGGAATGCGGGACACCTCCGAGGTCAGCGTAGGCCAGGAATGGCACGGAGCGCTGGAGAGCCCGCGCAACCCGTACGCGGAAGCCGGCGTTGCAGGCTGGAGCCTTGATCCGCATCATATTTACGATGACGGCTCGAAGAGACTGCTGCTGGGAGACGGCACGACACAGACTAAAACCAAGTCGCTGCGGGGCGAAGTGGACTTCTCGTTCCAAGGGTATACCATCGACTACGGTACGATGACAACCGGCATGGACGGGTGGATTTATTATTCAGCAGTCAACTTCTTCAATCGGAGCAGAGCGATTTTAGGACTCGATCCGAGCGGAAAAGTCGTTAAGGTGGCGGAGGTTCCGCTGTCCAACGGGAGCGTCATCGCGGTTGACGCGCAAGGGACGATCTATAGCTACGATACCGACAAAAACCAGCTGCTTCGCAAAACGAAGAGACAGACCGATTGGGAGGTTATTGCAGGCACGGGCAGAAGAGGCCCTACAACGCCGCTGCCTGATGGAGCGGAGGCCACGAGCGTAGCGCTGGCAGGCATCGTCGAGTTGGCTGCAAGTCCGGACGGTTCCGTCTACTTCACGTCCTACCCGACTCGGCCGGGCGATCAAAACTTGGTTCCGTACCGAACCACCCTGTACAAGATCGGTCCGGACGGCATCCTCCAGACGCTTGGAGATCATATGGCTAAAGGCAAGGACAGCGGTCCCGGCGACAAGGCGGGAATCGGCGCGGTGGAGCAGATCAGGATAGGAAGCGACGGCTCTCTTTATATGACCGATACGACTGGGGGGACGATATATCCCGACAGCCGCGCCTTCACGCGGATCCGCAAGCTAAGCCCGGACGGCACCTTGTCCCGGGTGGCGGGCGTGCTGCTCGATGAGCCTGGGAGCAGGCCGGCCGCTCATGGCATGAAGGCGACGGAAGCCGAGTTTTTCTTCCTTTCGAGTTACTATGTCGGCGGACTAAGTAGGCTTTTCCTGGACGCGCAGGACCGGCTTTATTTCAGAGCCGGAGGCAGGGACGTTTACCGGGTTGCGCAGGACGGACTTCTGGAGAAGCTGGAGACTCCGTCATGGGTCATGGACCAGGCGACGCAGAAGTTTAACCTGACGGCGGTTACCGCCGACGGCGGACGTATTGTCGTAACGGAGAGTGATCGGGTCCGCTATTTTCTGGTGAAAGAGGCTGATAGCCTGCTTGAGACGCCCGACGAAGGTGGTCAGGTCGTCTATGCGTTCAAGGGCGGGGACCAAACGCATGCGCAGACGACGGACGCCTTGACAGATGCGGTGTTGACCAAGCTGGGTTATGACGAAGAAGGCCGTCTGATACGAATTACCGACCGAAGCGGCAATGAGATGTCGATCGAACGGGATAGCGCAGGCAAGCCGTTGGCGATTATCGGAGCCGGCGGACAGCGGACGGAGCTGACGACGGATGAGCAGGGACGTTTGGTTGCGGTGACAAGCCCGGCCGGAGAAACGTATCGGATGACGTACGATGCCGGCGGACTGCTGCAAACGTTCGTCGATCCGCTGGAGCAGACCAGCAGCTACGCTTATGACGAAGACGGACTGCTGATTCGCGCCGAGAACGGGGCGGGAGGCGTGCAGACGCTGAACCGCGCGGATACGGCCGACGGGACGACCGTCACCTATACAGATGCGGAGGGACGTTCGACCGTATACGAGACGAAAAGGATCGAAGGCGGCTTGCAGCGGACGACGACCGGTCCGGACGGCACGCGTCTGGTCGCTACGGTGCGGCCGGGCAGCGAACGGATCGAGCTTCCGGACGGAAGCGTCATGACGAAGACGATGACGGGCGATCCGCGCTGGGACATGGACGTGCCGGTCATGAAGGAGGCGACGCTGACGCAGCCTGACGGCAAGAAGGCGATCTTCAACGAATCGCGCGCGGTGGCGTTTAATGAGGACGGGAGCTTGAAATCGTTGACGTATACGAACAAAACGGGGACTTCCGTAACCGAGTCTAAATACGAAGCGGCGACCCGGCAATTGACCGAGAATGGGCCTGACGGGTTGAAGCAGGTTTTCACCTACGATGAATACGGTCGGGTCGTACAGGTGGAATACCCAGGGCAGCAGCTTGCACCGATCGTATACACGTACGACGAGAAAGGACGGCTCGCCCAGTCAACGCAAGGGGAACAGCTCGCCAAGTACACGTACGACGAACGGAACCGGCTCACCGCATTGACGGATGCGGCCGGCCGGAAAAGATCGTTCGCTTATGACGAAGCCGACCGGTTGATCTCCTCCACGACGCCGGGCGGCAAAGTATACGGCAGCTCGTACGACGAGCTGGGGCAGCTGACTGGTCTGACGATGCCGGACGGCACGACATACCAGCAAAGCTACAATGAGCTGGGCCAGTTTGACGGATTAGCGTCCGCGGAAGGGCCGGACTGGATCAGCCTGGCGCATGGCGCCGGCGGCAAGTTGGAGCGGTCGACGCTGCGCGGCGGCCGTCAGATCGACTATGTCTACGATACGGCAGGCGGCAAGCGGATTACCGGCATGAACGATGCGGATATCCTGCGCACGTTCGAATATGCGGACCATACGGACCGGGCGAAAAAGCTGGAAAGTGTCGGCCAAGCCCCCGGATCGCTGCCGCAAACCAACGAGTTCGCGTATGTCGGCGATCTGGTGAGCAAGCAGACGATCACGGGCAAGGCCAAAGGCGTTTACGATTATTCCTACGACGTATTGGCCCATTTGACAAAGATCCAGACTTCCGTCACCAGGATGGTCTATGGCGTGTCGCAGACGGCTAACGTGACAACCGATATGCGCAGGGATGACATGGGCCGGCTGGTCAAGTACGGACCGTTCACGTTCGACCGAACCGGACCGAACGGAAGCGTGGCGGGGATGAATGACGGCAAGCTGCAGGTGACGCAGACCTACGACGAGCTGGGCCGGCAGAAGGAGCGTATTTATACGCTTGGCGGCCTTGAAGTCTACCGGATCAAGCCTGAATACGATCTGAGCGGCAGCGTCGCGAGCTTGACGGTGACTACACCGGAAGGCACGGAGACTACCGTCTATATGTTCGACCTGGATGGGCAGCTGACGAACGTGCAGCGCAGCGGTCCTGAAGGCGCGACGTCGGAAGCGTACGAATACGATGCGAACAAAAACCGAATCGTCCGCGAAGTAACGGGTTCGGAACGGATGACGAGCAGCTACGGGCAGCATGACGTACTGATGGCTGTGGGCGGTACGGCGTACAGCTTCGACGAAGACGGCTATCTTCGACAGCGCGGCGCGGACACGTTCAAGTATGGCGCCCGCGGGGAGCTGCTGACAGCGTCAGTAAGCGGCGTGACGTACAACTATGCGTACGACGCGCTGGGCAGACAAACGTACCGCGAGGACGGAGCCGGGCATTCGATCCAGTATTTTTACGGAGACCCGACATCGCTGCAGCTGGTAACGAGCACGGTCAACGAAAACGGGGAGCTGACGAATTACCTGTACGACCAGGACGGCCTGCTGCTCGGGCTGGAGCGGGGCAACGTCCGTTATTATGTGATTACGGACGGCGTAGGGACGCCGCAGCAGGTGCTGGACGGTCAAGGGAAGGTCGTCAAGCGGCTAAAGTATGACAGTTACGGCGGCTTGCTGTCTGATTCGAATCCAGGGTTCGCGCTGGCGATCGGATATGCGGGCGGACTGGAGGACCGGGGTACGGGACTGGTGAGGTTCGGGACGCGGGACCTGGATACGCTGTCGGGCCGCTGGACGGCGCGCGATCCGATTCTGTTCGAGAGCGGCCAGGCGAATCTGTATGCCTACGTCAATAACAATCCGGTGCAGTACCGCGATCCGTGCGGGACGATGTGCATCGGGGCGACCGCCTATGACGGAATCGGCGGGGGCGGGCGCGTCTGCTTTAACAACGAAGGTTTCTCCTCCTGTCTGGAGGCGGGCTTTGGCGTCGGGGGCGGCCTGGATATTGCGCCGCTCGAGGGCTTGACCGCGGACGGGTTGTCGGTCGAAGCGACTGCCAAAATCGTCAAAGGCCCGCTGGCTCTGACGGTCGGCGTCAAGCTGAAGGATCGATGGGAAGGCGGGTGCCTGGAAGTCGAGCCGATCGGAAAATTCGAAGCGGGCCCGTTCAAGACCGACCTGTTCAGTCCGATAGATAAGTTTTCGGTGAAAGGAAAGGAAGAGAATTTGGGCAAAAATATTCTCGATCTTTTCACGCCGAGTAAACCCGAGCTGGCCCTGAAGGCCAAAGGCTGCAAGTCTTTTAAGTGGTAAGCCGGTTCAATCGTACCCTGCCGGCATAGCCGGCGCGAGCCGCTTCTCATCCCTGAATGGGGAGAGGAGCGGCTTTGCCGTTGCGGAAACTTTTTCTTTTTACGTCTGCCGGGCCCTGTTCCGCCTCGCGAGCATCAAAGCCAGCGGCAGGATGAGTGCGCTGGCGGCGGCCAGCACATACAGGCTGACGTTAAACGCGTCGGGATAAGCGGAGGTCGCTCCGGTTCGGGCGTCAAGCGCGCTCAGCCATACGATGCCGATCAGGGCGATGCCGATCGTTTGGGCGATTTGAATGCTCGTGGTCATGACGCCCGATGCGGAGCCGATGTCAGTCGTGCGGATTTTCGCCAATACGATATTCGTCAGCGGAGCGGCGACGAAGCCTTGACCGATGCCGAGCACGGCCAGCGCGGGGATCCATATGCCGATGTTGGAGGAAAGCCCGGTCGTCTGGACCGCCCAGGCCAGCAGTAGATAGCCTGCCGTCGTCAGAACGGAGCCGACGGTCAGCACGTGGGTGCCAAGCTTCGCGGCGACGCGGGAAGAGAACAGAGAGGCGAGGAAGTAGCCCATCCCCATCGCGCCGATGACAAGGCCTGCCTGCAGCGCCGAGAAATGAAGTCCGAGCTGAAGCATGTAGGCGGCGACAAGGAAAAAGGCGCCCATCGACGACATGAGCAGCAGCACGACGAGAATGCCGAACGTGAACACTTGATGTCTAAACAGATCGACATTCATAAAGGGGAGCCGTCCGCGTCGCGACAGCCGCCGCTCGTACCAGGCGAACAGCGTCAGCACGGGGGCCGACAAAATCAAGCTGACGATCAGTGCGGCGGGCCAGCCTTGGCGCTGTCCCTGCACAAGCGGATAGACGAGCATCAGCAAGCCGGCCGCGGCGAGCGCGGCTCCGAACCAATCCAGTCCAGCGCGGTCCGGCGAGCTGGATTCCGGAATAAACGGAATCATTATCAGGATGAGAGCCCCAAGGAGGAAGATGATCAGAAATACCGCTCTCCATTCCAGGTCCCACAGATCCATGCGCAGGAGCAGCCCGCCGATAATCTGTCCGGCCGTCGCCGCTATTCCTTGCGTAGCTCCGTACATGCCGAATATCGCGCCTCGGCGTTCCGAAGGATAATTGGCCTGAATCAAGGATAAAATTTGCGGCATAAACAGAGCGGCCCCGACGCCTTGCAAGACGCGCCAGGCAATGAGCACAGACACATGGGAAGCGATGCCGCATAACAGAGAGGCGATCGTAAATAAAGCCACGCCGATGAACAGCATTCTCCGGCGTCCGAACCGGTCGCCCAGCCGGGCGCCCATAATGAGCAGCACGGCGAAGGTGAGCGTATACCCGGTAAGCATGAATTGGATGTCCGCGAACCCGGCCCCGAGTCCCTTCTGAATGGAAGGCGTCGCCACGTTCACGATGAACACGTTCGACACGGCCATGAATACCGGCAGCAGCAGCGCCGGCAGCATCAGACGCGATCTGCGTTTTTTTCCTTCGGATGCAGGCTCGAAAGGCCGCACCGACGGGGCAGACGCGTCCAGCGCGTCCGCAAGTGTGTTAGGCATAGACAAGTTCCCCTTTCGCACAGCTCGCTTGATTGACAGAAGGCGAGAGGCGTACCTATAATGGATGAGACAGGTCTGTCTCTTCACGACGAAATGATACAGACAGATCTGTCTCATGTCAATGCATCTTTTTTGACGAATTTTAAGGAGGGGTCGCGGATGAAAA from the Cohnella hashimotonis genome contains:
- a CDS encoding MFS transporter, giving the protein MPNTLADALDASAPSVRPFEPASEGKKRRSRLMLPALLLPVFMAVSNVFIVNVATPSIQKGLGAGFADIQFMLTGYTLTFAVLLIMGARLGDRFGRRRMLFIGVALFTIASLLCGIASHVSVLIAWRVLQGVGAALFMPQILSLIQANYPSERRGAIFGMYGATQGIAATAGQIIGGLLLRMDLWDLEWRAVFLIIFLLGALILIMIPFIPESSSPDRAGLDWFGAALAAAGLLMLVYPLVQGQRQGWPAALIVSLILSAPVLTLFAWYERRLSRRGRLPFMNVDLFRHQVFTFGILVVLLLMSSMGAFFLVAAYMLQLGLHFSALQAGLVIGAMGMGYFLASLFSSRVAAKLGTHVLTVGSVLTTAGYLLLAWAVQTTGLSSNIGIWIPALAVLGIGQGFVAAPLTNIVLAKIRTTDIGSASGVMTTSIQIAQTIGIALIGIVWLSALDARTGATSAYPDAFNVSLYVLAAASALILPLALMLARRNRARQT